The Anaerolineae bacterium nucleotide sequence AGGACCGGCCTGAGGCGTGGCGGAAGGGTTGCTTCACGACGTCCCCGAACGCAAGGAGAAACACGAATAGTCGTTGTGCTGGTACGGGTCCACACTTAAATGCTTGATAATCTCCCCGTTAAATGTTGTCAGCAGAAACGGGCACCGTAGTCAGCAGCTCTTTAACAGTCCAGACATGATCTGTCAGGCCGGCAGCCATAGCCGGTGTCCGGGGATACCCGCGGCGCTGCGGATCATCGCCGACCTCAAGGCGCAAGGTTTTGAGCGGACGGATCAGGTTGTAAACCATGTCTCCCCAGACAGCAGCAGCTCGGCGCATCTCGAGGGCCTGGGAATAGGCTGGCGTCTTCCGTGTCAGGCGGCTGCCCAGATGGCGCCACGTGAGATGCGTGCCCTCGACATAGGCCGTGTTGTGGGCCAGAAGGCGGAGAACATCCTCTTGGTTTCCGTAAACGACGCGTAAGCGGAGGCCCACGACACGCCCCTTCTCCCGCTGTTTGACCACCTGCAGGTAGGGCTGGCTATCCTCAGGCCGTTTCTTGGTCCGCGGTCGCCCCCTTCCGGCGTATTCCGCCACCTTCCCGTAGACTTCCACCATCGCTTCGCGGATGCCCCCGCAGCCATCGGAAACGGTCGGAGGCGGGGC carries:
- a CDS encoding transposase; this encodes MIEPSTRLRAARGMGKSETEAAIEVFQTLKRRGHPDAPPPTVSDGCGGIREAMVEVYGKVAEYAGRGRPRTKKRPEDSQPYLQVVKQREKGRVVGLRLRVVYGNQEDVLRLLAHNTAYVEGTHLTWRHLGSRLTRKTPAYSQALEMRRAAAVWGDMVYNLIRPLKTLRLEVGDDPQRRGYPRTPAMAAGLTDHVWTVKELLTTVPVSADNI